The Acropora muricata isolate sample 2 chromosome 5, ASM3666990v1, whole genome shotgun sequence genome includes a window with the following:
- the LOC136917668 gene encoding plasma membrane calcium-transporting ATPase 2-like isoform X2, translating into MADTTNQCNCAPDFDNHEQLQGSLIGLMNTEGKVAVERIERELGGIKGIAKRLHSSTEKGLIGIQDGLTKRRVFGLNVTPRTAVKPPQSFGRSLVYSLTDSVLVILVAGAIAALILGWFHPEICGGIQETKTAWMEGVGILGTVVFIVLISAMSEYFRDFEFYIMQKRLEKSRICSVIRSGEELRLCFGDIVVGDLCVLKTGAIVPADGVLTQINELITNEKVVGGRKNVVKAQNEDPLVFAGSHVINGSGRFLVTAVGENTKGFSSSRARAMSRKSSPVDDDSNSLQGKLNKASAVLGLIGIVLGVLVALIIILRFSIQTYSVEGKKYNESHWIEFVQAIILGIVVVIIAEPEGLTLAVTISLSYCIDKMHANNILVRNVDAVENMGNLTTICCGKTGVLTELSRMNVTEQVVECYIAETVHKGDPRYYKKKLPPSLVKELCNGIAVNTSYSSNVTMSGPQCLSKQIGDRTECALLQFSLDLGEYYPFVRDNHPEDSLFKVFKFSVERKTMTTVVTDDKGFTIYSKGAPEVILQRCTQIVRKNGNVGKFLPEDKLRVDEIIKHMQEKSHLKVLCLAYRYFYPSEKTSIEYWDKEEEVASQLTLLGLVGIETVDQSSESRKRVVEGAIAEQPFKSFQDLKRFKKKSQENRAFIDELCRGITVNTSYSSNIQSEDADNLPRHVGDSMDCALLQFVLEMGESYQIWRDEYPEETLVYRSLSPKGVPFTEEFALVVIQHSDDARGYTLYCRGAASYLLPLCTKMAYTTRGSKPFIDSDKFNMKRMISDLENRKPSIEVVCLTSKWISSLPDSNTWEDEALLSDLTLFGFVGIDETVRAQVPDAVSGLRDAGIKVCMVTGDNLSSAGSFGSKSGLLSPTENWKLEEFSFFGCDSRMFKTVDQNKFDEWWPNELRILATAGPEERLKLVNHIKSTRTSSHGEVVAVTALGVNDGKVLRTADVGLTMGVAGTDMAKESADIVLQDDNFSSIIEAVKWGRNVYESILKYLQFQFTVTWVAIIVVVVGACVTKRSPLSATQLLWVNLITDALASLALTRDPPSHDVLTHKPYGGHKPLVSRVVLRNVIFHSIYQLGVMFVLMFVFPDFLDMRNGYEESSVCRPTQHGTMVFTTFVFMTLFNEINCRRVQDRNVFDGILHGKLRDVNFVFIIIWILTFGLQLVIVQTFTNAFRVVDMEWDQWMWCLFFGFSELIWAQIVFSIPKSVIPRKIRCCSSGISSNKEGCWNKFSRIRGISKVRRQNQTMYVYGQEMGRPFANDVYPENSFAIPMEERD; encoded by the exons ATGGCTGACACAACAAACCAATGCAATTGTGCTCCTGATTTCGATAACCACGAACAATTGCAGGGTAGTTTGATAGGGCTGATGAATACAGAAGGAAAAGTAGCTGTGGAACGAATTGAAAGAGAACTTGGAGGAATTAAAGGAATTGCAAAGCGGCTGCATTCATCTACTGAGAAAGGCTTGATCGGTATACAAGATGGACTAACAAAGAGACGAGTATTTGGTTTAAATGTTACACCTCGTACCGCAGTCAAACCACCTCAGAGTTTTGGGCGATCGCTGGTTTATTCGCTCACGGATTCTGTATTGGTGATTCTTGTAGCGGGAGCCATTGCAGCTCTTATCCTGGGCTGGTTTCACCCGGAAATTTGTGGGGGGATACAGGAAACTAAAACTGCATGGATGGAAGGCGTCGGTATACTCGGAACTGTTGTATTCATCGTCTTGATTTCGGCCATGAGCGAGTATTTTAGAGACTTTGAATTCTACATAATGCAGAAAAGGCTAGAGAAAAGTCGAATTTGCTCAGTGATAAGAAGCGGTGAGGAGTTAAGACTCTGCTTCGGTGACATTGTGGTTGGTGATCTATGTGTGCTGAAAACTGGCGCAATTGTCCCCGCAGATGGGGTGCTTACTCAGATAAATGAATTGATTACCAATGAAAAAGTCGTCGGTGGACGGAAAAATGTTGTCAAAgcacaaaacgaagaccctttGGTGTTTGCTGGTAGCCATGTTATCAACGGAAGCGGGCGATTTCTGGTGACTGCAGTTGGAGAAAACACTAAAGGATTTAGCAGCAGTCGAGCACGTGCCATGTCGCGTAAATCTTCACCAGTAGATGATGACAGCAATAGTTTGCAAGGCAAACTTAACAAGGCTTCAGCTGTGTTAGGTTTAATTGGCATCGTACTCGGTGTGCTTGTGGCTTTGATCATAATTTTGCGCTTTAGCATCCAGACTTATTCAGTGGAGGGAAAGAAGTACAACGAGAGCCATTGGATTGAATTTGTACAAGCAATCATTCTGGGAATTGTCGTGGTTATTATTGCTGAGCCTGAAGGTTTGACTCTTGCAGTCACTATTTCATTGTCTTATTGCATTGACAAGATGCATGCTAATAACATTTTGGTGAGAAATGTCGATGCTGTAGAGAACATGGGCAACTTGACTACAATATGCTGTGGTAAAACAGGAGTATTGACTGAACTAAGTCGGATGAATGTTACAGAGCAGGTGGTGGAATGTTACATCGCTGAAACTGTTCACAAAGGCGACCCTCGCTATTACAAGAAGAAGCTACCTCCCAGCTTGGTCAAGGAGCTGTGCAATGGCATTGCTGTGAACACAAGTTACTCTTCAAATGTGACG ATGTCAGGCCCGCAGTGTCTCTCGAAGCAAATTGGTGACCGAACCGAATGCGCTCTCCTTCAGTTCTCCCTTGATCTTGGCGAGTACTATCCATTTGTAAGGGATAATCATCCCGAGGATTCGCTTTTTAAGGTGTTCAAATTCTCAGTAGAACGTAAGACGATGACTACAGTGGTAACCGATGATAAAGGATTCACTATTTACTCCAAAGGTGCGCCAGAGGTTATATTGCAACGCTGCACTCAGATTGTGCGAAAGAATGGAAACGTGGGCAAATTTCTACCTGAGGATAAACTAAGAGTTGATGAAATTATCAAGCACATGCAGGAGAAGAGTCACTTGAAAGTGTTGTGTCTCGCATACAGATATTTCTACCCATCAG AGAAAACAAGTATCGAATACTGGGACAAAGAAGAAGAGGTAGCATCACAGTTAACCCTCCTTGGACTTGTGGGTATCGAGACAGTGGACCAGTCT TCTGAAAGCAGAAAGCGCGTCGTGGAGGGAGCAATTGCTGAGCAGCCGTTTAAGAGTTTCCAGGACTTGAAACggttcaagaaaaaaagtcaagagAATCGAGCTTTTATTGATGAGCTGTGTCGAGGAATCACTGTCAACACAAGTTATTCTTCCAATATTCAG AGTGAAGACGCAGATAACCTTCCCAGACATGTTGGCGACAGCATGGATTGCGCTCTACTGCAGTTTGTTCTAGAGATGGGAGAATCCTATCAAATATGGAGAGACGAGTATCCTGAAGAGACACTGGTCTACAGGAGCTTAAGCCCAAAAGGAGTTCCGTTCACTGAGGAATTTGCCTTGGTTGTGATTCAACACAGTGACGATGCTCGTGGATATACGTTGTATTGCAGAGGAGCGGCCAGCTACTTGCTACCTCTGTGCACCAAAATGGCTTACACTACCCGTGGCTCTAAACCTTTTATTGATAGTGATAAATTTAACATGAAACGGATGATCTCAGACTTGGAAAATAGAAAACCCTCAATTGAAGTAGTATGCTTGACTTCGAAATGGATTTCATCGCTTCCTG ACAGCAACACTTGGGAGGACGAGGCATTATTGTCGGATCTTACACTTTTTGGTTTTGTCGGTATCGATGAAACGGTCCGAGCGCAG GTTCCAGATGCTGTTTCAGGTTTGCGTGACGCAGGAATTAAAGTTTGCATGGTGACTGGCGACAATTTGAGTTCAGCGGGTTCATTTGGATCCAAAAGCGGACTTTTGTCACCAACTGAAAATTGGAAACttgaagaattttctttttttggatgCGATAGCAGAATGTTCAAAACC GTggatcaaaataaatttgacGAATGGTGGCCCAATGAGCTGCGGATCCTCGCCACAGCTGGTCCTGAGGAAAGACTGAAATTAGTCAACCACATCAAGAGCACTCGCACCAGTTCCCACGGGGAGGTTGTTGCTGTGACTGCGTTGGGCGTAAATGATGGCAAGGTCCTAAGGACTGCTGACGTAGGACTAACtatg GGTGTGGCTGGAACAGATATGGCAAAGGAATCAGCTGATATTGTGCTACAGGATGACAATTTCTCCAGTATCATAGAAGCTGTCAAGTGGGGAAGAAACGTTTACGAATCCATCCTTAAATATCTGCAGTTTCAGTTCACCGTCACTTGGGTGGCTATTATCGTAGTTGTTGTCGGAGCCTGTGTCACGAAG CGAAGTCCATTGTCAGCCACTCAGTTGCTTTGGGTAAATCTTATCACGGACGCCTTGGCTTCTTTAGCATTGACACGTGACCCACCGTCACATGACGTCCTCACACATAAGCCTTATGGCGGCCACAAGCCATTGGTATCCCGCGTGGTGCTTAGGAATGTAATCTTTCATTCCATCTATCAACTGGGTGTTATGTTTGTGCTCATGTTTGTATTTCCGGATTTTCTTGACATGAGAAATGGGTATGAGGAATCCAGTGTGTGCCGCCCGACACAACATGGTACCATGGTATTCACAACGTTTGTGTTTATGACACTTTTCAATGAGATCAACTGTCGAAGAGTGCAGGATAGGAATGTGTTTGATGGAATACTACATGGTAAACTTCGAGATGTTAATTTCGTGTTCATTATCATCTGGATTCTTACATTTGGTCTTCAG CTTGTTATTGTACAGACCTTCACAAACGCGTTTCGTGTTGTTGATATGGAGTGGGACCAATGGATGTGGTGTTTGTTTTTTGGGTTTTCTGAGTTGATTTGGGCTCAGATTGTCTTTTCTATACCAAAATCCGTAATTCCTCGTAAGATAAGATGCTGCTCGTCTGGAATCTCTTCAAACAAGGAAGGTTGCTGGAATAAATTCTCGCGCATCCGTGGTATTTCTAAAGTCCGTAGACAG AACCAAACCATGTACGTGTATGGTCAAGAGATGGGAAGACCATTTGCGAATGATGTTTATCCGGAAAATTCCTTTGCAATTCCGATGGAGGAGAGAGACTAA
- the LOC136917668 gene encoding plasma membrane calcium-transporting ATPase 2-like isoform X1: MADTTNQCNCAPDFDNHEQLQGSLIGLMNTEGKVAVERIERELGGIKGIAKRLHSSTEKGLIGIQDGLTKRRVFGLNVTPRTAVKPPQSFGRSLVYSLTDSVLVILVAGAIAALILGWFHPEICGGIQETKTAWMEGVGILGTVVFIVLISAMSEYFRDFEFYIMQKRLEKSRICSVIRSGEELRLCFGDIVVGDLCVLKTGAIVPADGVLTQINELITNEKVVGGRKNVVKAQNEDPLVFAGSHVINGSGRFLVTAVGENTKGFSSSRARAMSRKSSPVDDDSNSLQGKLNKASAVLGLIGIVLGVLVALIIILRFSIQTYSVEGKKYNESHWIEFVQAIILGIVVVIIAEPEGLTLAVTISLSYCIDKMHANNILVRNVDAVENMGNLTTICCGKTGVLTELSRMNVTEQVVECYIAETVHKGDPRYYKKKLPPSLVKELCNGIAVNTSYSSNVTMSGPQCLSKQIGDRTECALLQFSLDLGEYYPFVRDNHPEDSLFKVFKFSVERKTMTTVVTDDKGFTIYSKGAPEVILQRCTQIVRKNGNVGKFLPEDKLRVDEIIKHMQEKSHLKVLCLAYRYFYPSVEKTSIEYWDKEEEVASQLTLLGLVGIETVDQSSESRKRVVEGAIAEQPFKSFQDLKRFKKKSQENRAFIDELCRGITVNTSYSSNIQSEDADNLPRHVGDSMDCALLQFVLEMGESYQIWRDEYPEETLVYRSLSPKGVPFTEEFALVVIQHSDDARGYTLYCRGAASYLLPLCTKMAYTTRGSKPFIDSDKFNMKRMISDLENRKPSIEVVCLTSKWISSLPDSNTWEDEALLSDLTLFGFVGIDETVRAQVPDAVSGLRDAGIKVCMVTGDNLSSAGSFGSKSGLLSPTENWKLEEFSFFGCDSRMFKTVDQNKFDEWWPNELRILATAGPEERLKLVNHIKSTRTSSHGEVVAVTALGVNDGKVLRTADVGLTMGVAGTDMAKESADIVLQDDNFSSIIEAVKWGRNVYESILKYLQFQFTVTWVAIIVVVVGACVTKRSPLSATQLLWVNLITDALASLALTRDPPSHDVLTHKPYGGHKPLVSRVVLRNVIFHSIYQLGVMFVLMFVFPDFLDMRNGYEESSVCRPTQHGTMVFTTFVFMTLFNEINCRRVQDRNVFDGILHGKLRDVNFVFIIIWILTFGLQLVIVQTFTNAFRVVDMEWDQWMWCLFFGFSELIWAQIVFSIPKSVIPRKIRCCSSGISSNKEGCWNKFSRIRGISKVRRQNQTMYVYGQEMGRPFANDVYPENSFAIPMEERD, from the exons ATGGCTGACACAACAAACCAATGCAATTGTGCTCCTGATTTCGATAACCACGAACAATTGCAGGGTAGTTTGATAGGGCTGATGAATACAGAAGGAAAAGTAGCTGTGGAACGAATTGAAAGAGAACTTGGAGGAATTAAAGGAATTGCAAAGCGGCTGCATTCATCTACTGAGAAAGGCTTGATCGGTATACAAGATGGACTAACAAAGAGACGAGTATTTGGTTTAAATGTTACACCTCGTACCGCAGTCAAACCACCTCAGAGTTTTGGGCGATCGCTGGTTTATTCGCTCACGGATTCTGTATTGGTGATTCTTGTAGCGGGAGCCATTGCAGCTCTTATCCTGGGCTGGTTTCACCCGGAAATTTGTGGGGGGATACAGGAAACTAAAACTGCATGGATGGAAGGCGTCGGTATACTCGGAACTGTTGTATTCATCGTCTTGATTTCGGCCATGAGCGAGTATTTTAGAGACTTTGAATTCTACATAATGCAGAAAAGGCTAGAGAAAAGTCGAATTTGCTCAGTGATAAGAAGCGGTGAGGAGTTAAGACTCTGCTTCGGTGACATTGTGGTTGGTGATCTATGTGTGCTGAAAACTGGCGCAATTGTCCCCGCAGATGGGGTGCTTACTCAGATAAATGAATTGATTACCAATGAAAAAGTCGTCGGTGGACGGAAAAATGTTGTCAAAgcacaaaacgaagaccctttGGTGTTTGCTGGTAGCCATGTTATCAACGGAAGCGGGCGATTTCTGGTGACTGCAGTTGGAGAAAACACTAAAGGATTTAGCAGCAGTCGAGCACGTGCCATGTCGCGTAAATCTTCACCAGTAGATGATGACAGCAATAGTTTGCAAGGCAAACTTAACAAGGCTTCAGCTGTGTTAGGTTTAATTGGCATCGTACTCGGTGTGCTTGTGGCTTTGATCATAATTTTGCGCTTTAGCATCCAGACTTATTCAGTGGAGGGAAAGAAGTACAACGAGAGCCATTGGATTGAATTTGTACAAGCAATCATTCTGGGAATTGTCGTGGTTATTATTGCTGAGCCTGAAGGTTTGACTCTTGCAGTCACTATTTCATTGTCTTATTGCATTGACAAGATGCATGCTAATAACATTTTGGTGAGAAATGTCGATGCTGTAGAGAACATGGGCAACTTGACTACAATATGCTGTGGTAAAACAGGAGTATTGACTGAACTAAGTCGGATGAATGTTACAGAGCAGGTGGTGGAATGTTACATCGCTGAAACTGTTCACAAAGGCGACCCTCGCTATTACAAGAAGAAGCTACCTCCCAGCTTGGTCAAGGAGCTGTGCAATGGCATTGCTGTGAACACAAGTTACTCTTCAAATGTGACG ATGTCAGGCCCGCAGTGTCTCTCGAAGCAAATTGGTGACCGAACCGAATGCGCTCTCCTTCAGTTCTCCCTTGATCTTGGCGAGTACTATCCATTTGTAAGGGATAATCATCCCGAGGATTCGCTTTTTAAGGTGTTCAAATTCTCAGTAGAACGTAAGACGATGACTACAGTGGTAACCGATGATAAAGGATTCACTATTTACTCCAAAGGTGCGCCAGAGGTTATATTGCAACGCTGCACTCAGATTGTGCGAAAGAATGGAAACGTGGGCAAATTTCTACCTGAGGATAAACTAAGAGTTGATGAAATTATCAAGCACATGCAGGAGAAGAGTCACTTGAAAGTGTTGTGTCTCGCATACAGATATTTCTACCCATCAG TAGAGAAAACAAGTATCGAATACTGGGACAAAGAAGAAGAGGTAGCATCACAGTTAACCCTCCTTGGACTTGTGGGTATCGAGACAGTGGACCAGTCT TCTGAAAGCAGAAAGCGCGTCGTGGAGGGAGCAATTGCTGAGCAGCCGTTTAAGAGTTTCCAGGACTTGAAACggttcaagaaaaaaagtcaagagAATCGAGCTTTTATTGATGAGCTGTGTCGAGGAATCACTGTCAACACAAGTTATTCTTCCAATATTCAG AGTGAAGACGCAGATAACCTTCCCAGACATGTTGGCGACAGCATGGATTGCGCTCTACTGCAGTTTGTTCTAGAGATGGGAGAATCCTATCAAATATGGAGAGACGAGTATCCTGAAGAGACACTGGTCTACAGGAGCTTAAGCCCAAAAGGAGTTCCGTTCACTGAGGAATTTGCCTTGGTTGTGATTCAACACAGTGACGATGCTCGTGGATATACGTTGTATTGCAGAGGAGCGGCCAGCTACTTGCTACCTCTGTGCACCAAAATGGCTTACACTACCCGTGGCTCTAAACCTTTTATTGATAGTGATAAATTTAACATGAAACGGATGATCTCAGACTTGGAAAATAGAAAACCCTCAATTGAAGTAGTATGCTTGACTTCGAAATGGATTTCATCGCTTCCTG ACAGCAACACTTGGGAGGACGAGGCATTATTGTCGGATCTTACACTTTTTGGTTTTGTCGGTATCGATGAAACGGTCCGAGCGCAG GTTCCAGATGCTGTTTCAGGTTTGCGTGACGCAGGAATTAAAGTTTGCATGGTGACTGGCGACAATTTGAGTTCAGCGGGTTCATTTGGATCCAAAAGCGGACTTTTGTCACCAACTGAAAATTGGAAACttgaagaattttctttttttggatgCGATAGCAGAATGTTCAAAACC GTggatcaaaataaatttgacGAATGGTGGCCCAATGAGCTGCGGATCCTCGCCACAGCTGGTCCTGAGGAAAGACTGAAATTAGTCAACCACATCAAGAGCACTCGCACCAGTTCCCACGGGGAGGTTGTTGCTGTGACTGCGTTGGGCGTAAATGATGGCAAGGTCCTAAGGACTGCTGACGTAGGACTAACtatg GGTGTGGCTGGAACAGATATGGCAAAGGAATCAGCTGATATTGTGCTACAGGATGACAATTTCTCCAGTATCATAGAAGCTGTCAAGTGGGGAAGAAACGTTTACGAATCCATCCTTAAATATCTGCAGTTTCAGTTCACCGTCACTTGGGTGGCTATTATCGTAGTTGTTGTCGGAGCCTGTGTCACGAAG CGAAGTCCATTGTCAGCCACTCAGTTGCTTTGGGTAAATCTTATCACGGACGCCTTGGCTTCTTTAGCATTGACACGTGACCCACCGTCACATGACGTCCTCACACATAAGCCTTATGGCGGCCACAAGCCATTGGTATCCCGCGTGGTGCTTAGGAATGTAATCTTTCATTCCATCTATCAACTGGGTGTTATGTTTGTGCTCATGTTTGTATTTCCGGATTTTCTTGACATGAGAAATGGGTATGAGGAATCCAGTGTGTGCCGCCCGACACAACATGGTACCATGGTATTCACAACGTTTGTGTTTATGACACTTTTCAATGAGATCAACTGTCGAAGAGTGCAGGATAGGAATGTGTTTGATGGAATACTACATGGTAAACTTCGAGATGTTAATTTCGTGTTCATTATCATCTGGATTCTTACATTTGGTCTTCAG CTTGTTATTGTACAGACCTTCACAAACGCGTTTCGTGTTGTTGATATGGAGTGGGACCAATGGATGTGGTGTTTGTTTTTTGGGTTTTCTGAGTTGATTTGGGCTCAGATTGTCTTTTCTATACCAAAATCCGTAATTCCTCGTAAGATAAGATGCTGCTCGTCTGGAATCTCTTCAAACAAGGAAGGTTGCTGGAATAAATTCTCGCGCATCCGTGGTATTTCTAAAGTCCGTAGACAG AACCAAACCATGTACGTGTATGGTCAAGAGATGGGAAGACCATTTGCGAATGATGTTTATCCGGAAAATTCCTTTGCAATTCCGATGGAGGAGAGAGACTAA
- the LOC136917672 gene encoding dorsal-ventral patterning tolloid-like protein 1: MHVLFVAVLLLYSTIDPCLGGCNGSLTLLTESQGQITRQPADQARMCIWKISVLSYLRIVFYFEQYKLDNNLDSYPNHNGDCNEKNTRIELKNSQTEKPWKSYCQSGMPEPIATNKSTLYVKFIASDSDFQSEFSAQYFTLPFKQTIDLNKASNAIISSPGFPGKYPRNSYFTWSVVAPSGFRIKIEFLKLNIILTSDCSQDALVVRDGPSVKSKVLKRICGHRHSGNSNVLYSSSNTMTLEFVSALFDSHDSFGFEARISKEVKLYVIVVPCAIGILVVSLIIAAVVFMFRRLSASGGGHPRMQMSLLNEADHFSTTQISEADTANEANLPVYRPTTQQIAKT; encoded by the exons ATGCATGTTTTATTTGTAGCAG TTCTTCTGTTGTATAGTACTATTGATCCTTGTTTAGGAG GATGCAATGGTTCTCTCACATTACTAACAGAGTCCCAAGGTCAGATAACCAGGCAACCTGCAGACCAAGCCAGGATGTGCATCTGGAAAATCAGTGTGCTTTCATATCTGAGGATTGTTTTTTACTTTGAACAATACAAGCTGGATAATAATTTGGACAGCTATCCTAATCACAACGGTGattgcaatgaaaaaaatacaCGTATTGAGCTTAAAAACAGCCAGACAGAGAAACCCTGGAAATCATACTGCCAAAGTGGTATGCCAGAACCCATTGCTACCAACAAGAGCACCCTCTATGTTAAGTTCATCGCATCAGATAGCGATTTCCAAAGTGAATTCTCTGCTCAGTACTTTACTTTGCCTTTTAAACAAA CAATTGATTTGAACAAAGCTTCAAATGCAATAATTTCCAGTCCTGGATTTCCAGGCAAATACCCTAGAAATTCCTACTTCACTTGGTCGGTGGTTGCTCCTTCAGGATTTCGCATCAAGATTGAATTTCTTAAGCTTAACATTATCCTCACATCAGATTGCTCCCAAGATGCTCTTGTAGTGAGAGATGGGCCTTCTGTTAAGAGCAAAGTATTGAAAAGAATATGTGGACACAGACATTCAGGAAATTCTAATGTCTTATACTCTTCTTCAAACACTATGACGTTAGAGTTTGTGTCAGCTCTTTTTGATTCTCATGACAGCTTTGGCTTTGAGGCAAGGATTTCCAAAG aggTGAAACTGTACGTCATAGTTGTTCCTTGTGCGATTGGAATTCTCGTTGTCAGCCTGATCATAGCTGCAGTTGTGTTTATGTTTCGGCGTTTATCAGCCTCTGGTGGTGGGCATCCAAGAATGCAAATGTCGTTACTCAACGAGGCTGACCACTTCAGCACCACTCAAATATCTGAAGCGGATACTGCTAACGAAGCTAATTTGCCTGTGTATCGTCCAACTACGCAACAGATTGCGAAAACGTAA